The genomic window AAACACCGTTCTGGCAAAAAAATGAAACTTCCATCCATCACCTTACCGCTAAGCGTCTTCTTCCTCATTAGTAGCGCTGTTATGTCCCAACTATCGGGACAAACCTCGCAAAATGTCAGGCCCCTCACGGCAGCAGCGGGCGAGAACTGGGTGATCCGGTGGAATCGCTCAGATGACTTCAATGCCAGAGAGGTCGATTGGCGGAAATGGCAGAAGAGCCCCGAGCAGTTCAGTGGCTGGAGATGGGACAATGAGCGAAACGTCACGGCCCAAGATGGGCTGCTGAAGATCACACTCCGCAACGACTCCCCGGCGATGAAAGGAAAGAACGAGAAGGACAGGGAGGGCAGAGCCTACACCTCTGGGATGCTGAAGTCGTATGCGAAGGGAACCAATGGCTACTACGAGGCCCGAATCAAGGGGGCTCCGATGTTTCCAGGAGCAAGCCCCGCCTTCTGGCTTTACAGCACGATCGACGACACAATCACTCCGGCTGGAGAGGCGCGATACAGTGAAATTGACATCGTTGAAATGACGCAGAGGCAATCGCAGAAGGAAGGGAATGAACGAATCACCGACCATAACCTCCACGCCATCTTATCAAACGGAAAGCCGGGGGTGCCGGGACGCGAGTGGCATCGGCCAAACGATGAACGTTTCCGCGAGGCTCAAGCAAACGAATACCGCACGGCGTTCGACCCGAGGACGGATTTTCACACCTACGGATGTCGGGTCGAAAAAGACATGATCATTTGGTATGTCGATGGCGTGGAAGTGGGACGGAAGCCCAATAAATTCTGGCATCGACCCATGTCTGTTGCGCTTTCGCTTGGACTGCGCGCACCCTATTTCAAGTGGAAAGACAACAAACTGGTTTTGGATGGGGAGGTTGGTGCTGGCGAATTCCCAACTGAGATGCTCGTGGATTATGTGAGAGTTTGGGAACTCGATGGCAAGTCGGAATAGCAGCAGTCATCTGTGCGCATGGTTCAAGCACAGAAGGCCAGAACAAAGGCGCTGCTGGACAATGCCTTTGCCGACCCCGACATGGAGGCCCTACGGCAGAAGGTGAATGAGATGATCCTGAATGGGCGGAGGTAGCGCGCCGCTGGCGTCGATGTTCACCACAACGAACGCGATCAACACCACCGGCGCGAGCGGCTTCATCGAGTTCTATGTGCAGACACGCGATCTCTTTGCCACGAACAATTGCGGCTGGACGATGCAAGTCTCCTCCGACAACGGTGCGACCTGGAACACGCGACTGAGCGAGGATTGGAACGCTGAAACGGTCTCGCTGAGCAATGTGGTCATCAATGCGGCCGGTGCGGTCGCTGGCAGCACGACGGTGACCTGCACCAGCACCGCCGGGCTCACGACAAGCCGCAGCGTGCTCGCCGCGCCGGTGAATGTGACCATCGGCATCACGAGCGGCAGTTCCACCGCGACCTGCACGAACACCACGGGCCTCGTCGAAGGCATGTTCATCACCGCCACGGGCATCCCGAACAACACGCGCGTCGGCCCCATCACGGCGAACACGTCCTTCACCCTCGTCACCGGCACGACGGCCACTTTGGTGAACGCCACCGCGACCAATGCTGCCGCCAACGCCGCTGCGAACTACTTCGCTGGCAACGCGACCGTGAGCAGCATCACGAACGGCACGACCTTCGTGCTGAACACCGCCGCCTATGCGAACACGAGCGCCGCCCCCATCGGCACCGCTTTCGCCACGACGGTGAACCACGGTTACCAGCTCTTCCATTATGACCTCGCGGGTGCAGAACTCGGCACGCAGACGAAGATCCGCTTCCAGGCCACCGGCTATGCCGCCACGGCTCCGACTCGCACACCGCGCATCAGCATTGACGACATCGTCATCGCCACCACCGCACCGCCTCCGACCATCACGCTGGCGATGTTTGACGACGGCCTACACGGCGATGGCGCGGCCAATGACGGCGTCTGGGGCGCGGCGATCCCCGCGCAGAACGGCGGCACGACCATCAACTTCAAAGTCGTCGCCACCGACAACACGAACGCCAGCTCCACCAGCCCCGGCAGCGGCAACTACCTCTACACGGTGAACAACCTGCTCACCGATGCCACCATCGTCGGCGCGGAGTTCCTCACGCTGCCGAAGTCAGACGGCGTGACCTTGAACCTCATCGCATCGGTCAATCAGCAGGTCTTTGTCGAATACGGCACCGCTCCCGGCCAATACACAGCGAGCACCACGCCCGCGACGTTCAACATCGACAACGCCAAGCCAGAGTTCAAAAACCCGATCCGCATCCCGATCACCGGTTTGCAGCCCGACACTGAGTATTACTACCGTGTGCGCCATCGCAATGTCGGCGCTCCCTTCTACAGCGCCCGCGGCGAGCGCAGCTTCCACACCGCTCGGCCTCGCGGCACGACCTTCAGCTTCACCGTCACCGCCGACCCGCATATCGACGTGAACACCGACATGCAACTCTTCTGGCGTGCGATGCAGAACATCAGCCTCGACCAGCCCGACATCCATCTCGACGTGGGCGACATCTTCATGACCGACAAGCTCGCCGACGGCCTGCTCGGCGTGCCGCCGAAGTGGGGCGGCGGCGTCACGATCAATCAGACGAGCATCAACAACCGCGCCATCATCTTCCGCAATGCCTTTGAGCGTGCCTGCCACAGCATCCCGTTCTTCTTCGGCCTCGGCAATCACGAGGCGGAATACGGTTACCTCTTCACCGCCGCCGCTGACAAGCAGAACAACATCCCCGCCTGGGACCTGAAGGCCCGCAAAGCCTTCTACCCCGCGCCGACGCCTGACACCTTCTACACCGGCAATCCAACCCCGAAGGACTACACCGGCGGCACCCTCGGCTTGTTGGAAGACTACTACGCCTTCGAGTGGGGCGAGGCCCTCTTCATCATGCTCGATCCCTTCTGGAACACCAACACGAACCCCAACTCCTCCAACGACGCGTGGAACTGGAGCCTCGGAAAAGCGCAGTATGACTGGCTGCGTGACACGCTGAAAAACAGCAGCGCGAGATACAAGTTCGTCTTCATGCACCACATCGTCGGCGGCAGCACGCAGGCCATCATCAACAACGTGCCCACGCCGCAGTTCGCCGCACGTGGCGGCATCGAAGTGAGCGACAAATACGAGTGGGGCGGCAAGAACATCGACGGCAGCCCCGGCTTTGCCACCAAGCGCCCCGGCTGGGACATGCCCATCCACGATTTGCTCGTGATGAACAAGGTGAACGTCGTCTTCCACGGCCACGACCACCTCTACGGTTACCAGACCCGCGACGGCGTCGTCTATCTCGAATGCCCGCAGCCCGGCACGCCGAACTACACCAGCCTCGGCAGCGCCGTGGACGGTCAATACGTCAATCTCGGAGCCAACAGCACCAGCTACCTCCTGCCGAACAGCGGCCACATCCGCGTCACCGTCGGCCCCGATCAAGCCGTCGCCGACTACGTCCGCAGCTACCGCACCGCCACCGACCCCATGCCGCCCGATGCCAGCAGCGTCTTCAACGACGAAACGCCCACTCGCATCAACCGCAGCATCTCCCACAGCTTCGTCCTCGCGCCAAAGGTCAGCCCCCCCATCGAAGTCGCCAACGTCGCCCCCGGCCAAGTCGGCCTCCGCTGGAACGCCATCCCCAACAAACCCTACCAAATCCAATGGAGCACCGATTTGATCACCTGGACCACCATCGAGACCCTCACCTTCACCAACACGAACACCAACGCCACCTACACCGACAACCTCCCTGCGCGTGTGAATGGTCAAAGAGCGTTTTATCGGGTGATGTGGAATCCGTGAGGCGAAAAGTGTGATGCAGACATTCTTGTCTGCAAGACCGCCAGGAAGCTCACGCAGACAGGAATGTCTGCATCCCTCTTCACAGAATCCCGACAAAAAGCCGCCGGTCATGATCCGATCAGCAAAGCCAGTGATGGCATGGCGCACGGTTCGTAGGTCCAGAAGTAGGCCATAGAATGACGGCAGTAGAATTTCAGAAACAGAAAACCCAGATCCCAAAGATTCTACTGCCTCCATTCTACTGCCTGTGGATTCGGCTTTGAACGCTTTGAGAACATCTGGCGCGGCAAGATGTCGGCCAAGCTCTCGCGTATGCGTTTGTTATTCATGCTCATGACCTTCACGCCCTCGTTCATCTTCGCGCTGCTTCTGGTTCCATTCGCAGCGCTCCATGCCGACCCGGTCAGCGTCACCGACCGCAGCATCGTCTTCAAACACACGCACACCGATGCCAAGGCAGCGGACAACACTTCGGGCTACAATCTCGGGCCGAGTGTCGCGGTGCTGCCGGATGGGCGGGTGATGTCGGTTTGGTTCTCCGCACCGAGCGAGGGGGCCGCGTCGCAGCGGATCATGCAGGCGTTTTCATCGGATCAAGGCCGCACCTGGGGCGCGGCGAGCGTGTTGCAGGACTCTGAGGGCCGGCCTGACTTCGATCCGGTGTTGCTGGTGGCGGGCAAGGAGACGTTTTTGTTCTTCTCGTCGTTCGATCCGCAGCTCGACATCTATGTGCGCCGCAGTCATGACTCGGGCGTGAGCTGGTCAGAGCCGCATAAGCTGAATCAACCGAATCACACCACGCGATCGAACGGCATCCAGCTCACCACCGGCGAGTTGCTCGTTCCGCTGCATCTGCGCGGCACCAAGGCCGGCGGCGTGATGAAATCGAGCGATGGTGGCACCACCTGGAAACGCTTTGGCCAGGTCGCAAATCCCGAAGGTCAAGGCGGCGAGCCCACTATCGCCGAGATGCCATCGGGAGCCGTTCACATGCTTTTGCGCACCAAAGACGGCCAGCTCTGGCGCTCAATCAGCCGCGACAAAGGCGAGACGTGGAGCGACGCGGAGAAGACCGGCCTCACCGCCACCTCCAGCGCCTCTCATCTGCTCTGCACACGCTCCGGCACGCTCATCGTCACGCACAACCCCGGCCCCGTGCCCCTGCGCTTCCCCCTGCACCTGCGCCTGTCACGAGATGAAGGCCTCACATGGAGCGAACCCATCCTGCTGGCCGACCGCCCCACCAAGACACCCGGCTGGTCGATCTGCTACCCCACCCTCACCGAACTGCCCGATGGCACCGTCCTCGCCATCTGGGCACAGATCAAAAGTTCGACTGGTGAGGTTTACGGGGACATCCACACGGCACGGATCGTTTTGAAGAAGTAAGTAGCAGGATACAAACCCTGCCGCTCCTGCTCACTCTGCTGGAAGCGCTGCGATTAATGCCTTTAGGTGTCAACTTACAGCCACATGAAGCAATCGAAGCCTATTTCGAAAAAGAATCAGCTTATCCCCTTCCAGGACCCCAGTTTCGGTTATGGGGACTTCGAAGGCTTTTTTGCTGATTATCTTAATTTGCATCCGGTCATCAAAATCAGCCGGGATGGGGCCGAACTGACAGGCAGGATCACGAATGCCTGGCGATACGAAACCTCTGGTGATGCACAGAACGGCATCGACATCCGAGCCGAGGTGCAAGTGCAGCAATCCGATGGCAGCACTCGTGAAGAAACGTGGGGCTTCCAGTGCAAACACCGCGTCAAATGGTCGGCCTCGCAGACGAAGGCTGCCATTGCCTTAGCAAAGAAGAAGTTCCCCGCAGACTTCCACTTTCTACTGGTGACCTGCGACCTGAGCAGCAAGACCGTGAACGAGGGCCGGTCACACTCAGGCTGGCAGCTTTGGAGCCGGGGCGAGATCACCGCTCGTGTGCGGGTGCTGACGAATCGCGATGAGGCAGCTCGACTGATAAACACCTACTTTGGGGCGCATTGGGCGGAGGAAATTTTGGGAATCACTGGCAGTGGCCCACTCCAGGCCTGCGGTGCCTTTTTCGCGCGACAGATGGACCAGGAGTGCCTCTTCCACCACAGAGCCAAGGTAGAAGGTAGGCAGGAGGAACTGAAGCAGATACACGCATTCCTGGCGGATGTGGGTAAACAACTGCTCATCTTGCCGGGACCGGGCGGCAGCGGGAAAAGTAGGCTTCTCAAGGCGTTCAGCCAGTCGCTCTCGCCCGCACACCGAGCGAAGTGGACCATTCGATTCTTCGATGACATCGGTGTGCAGCTTACTGAGCTTGATCTTCAGGCCCTTGAATCCACTCCGGTCGTCATCGTGGACGACGCCCACCGGCGGGAGTTGGAGCCACTGCTTCGTCTCGCGCTCCGTTCGAAGACGACAAAGGTGATACTCGTCACGCGTCCGCAAGGCAGGACCCTCATTCAAGGAGCTGCCACAGCAGCGAACGTGGGTGCCCCACTTATTGAGGAGATGCCCACACTGAAGCGATTGACTCAAAAGCAGATCACGAGCATCGCCGAGTCACTGCTTGGAGACCAGTTTCGCGCACTGGCACCAGAAGTAGTGACACAGGCTCATGGCTGCCTGCTAATCGTCGTCGTCGCTTGTGAGTTGATCCGCCAGAGGCGACTCACGGAAACACACCTAGCCTCGAACAAAGACTTCGAGCGGGAAGTTTTTGTGCGGTTGATTGATGAGAACATTGCCCGCCTCAGGCTCATCACTGCCCGCGAACGTATCGACAGGATGCTCGACCATCTCTCGTTGGCTGGCCCCATTCCGCGCGATGGCCCCTGGTTTAACCTCTTGGTTCAGGACATCGGGAACGACGTGAAACCCTCCGAAGTTCGCTCCTGGATGGAAGGACTGAAGCTCACCGGATTGCTCACGGAGAATCGAGAGGGCTATCGCGTGACACCTGATCTTCTCGCTGATCACTTGCTGTATCGCCGAACCTTCGATCCATCGCATCGCGATCAAGGATATGCGGCGGACTACCTCGCTAGCGTGCCCGAACAGCTTCAAAACGAAGCCATGATCCGCTGTTTGCCAAATCTGGCGGAAGCGGAGTGGCGCGCGCGATGCGAGTCAGAAGGACAGCAGCAGTCGGTGGTCGAACCGCTACTGGCCTCATGGATTGACCAGTTCCGCAGTGCTAGTTTTCATCGTCGCCGTGAGTTGCTTGGTCACTGGTCACGCTTCGGCGTGTATCTGCCGGAGCAGACTCTCCGAATCGCACAGTTGGCACTCAACCTCACTCGCAGCGACGCGCCGAGTGAAGACGGTTTCTTTGGTCCCACGCACGATGCTCACGATGACGTCATCGATGCGGTCACCCCGCTATTGAAGGACGTCGCCCTTCATCACCCAGATCACATGCACGAGTGTTTTGACCTGCTCTGGGCCATCGGCTGCGATCAGCCGAAACGCTGGATGCACAGTAACCAATACCACCCGCTCAATGCCATCACCGAAGTCTCGGGGCTGGAGTTTCGGAAGTCGCTTATCGTCAACGACCGAGCGCTCGCATGGATCGAAATGCAATTCACCAAGCCGGAGGTCATTGAGCGCCTTAAGACACCTGTCTGGTGGTTTAAAGCACTGTTAGCATCTTTTCTCAAACACAGCATCGAAGTCAATCAGTATGACTCCGACTCTGGAGTGTTCACCATTGAGCAAATCCCGGTTGATGCGGCCAAGGTGCTAAATCTTCGAGACCGCGTGTTCACGCTTGCCTCGAGATTGGCAGAGCTAGGTGACGAGGGAGTCGCCATGAATGCACTCAGTATTCTCGGTGAGGGTGTCCGAATGGTTGACGAGCCTGGGCTGAAGGAGAATCGCAAACTCCAGCAGAATTGGCTGCCTCAGCGTCGTGATGCTCTGGGGCGAATTGCCTCCATTGCCCAGCGTTATCAGTCTGGATCAATGCACTGGGCCATTTGGCATGAGCTGTGGTGGCACATCTGCTACGAGCCCGGCTACCTGCTGCGGTCTGAGGTCTGGCAGTTGTTTGATCTGCTTACCGACACTTTCGAGCTTCGTCTCGTGAGAGCCACCTGCTCATCAGGTGATTCCGAGATCACTCCTAACCTCAAACGCGATGCGATCCTGAACCGGGAAGAGCACTCGTGGGAGCAAAGCCGCGAGCTATGGGGCCAAGTTTGCGCCCGTGTGGCAATCGAACTGGCCCAACGTCATGTGGACGCCCGGTGTCTCCACGATTTCCTCGCAGATTTCATCCAGCGGGCCGCGGTCCTGGGGTTCAGTCCCACTCTGAGCACTGTTCTTCTTCCGCTCGCAAAACACGCTCCGGCTCTCGCGGAGGCCCTAGCAAATGAAATCATTGCCTCTACACAGCACGAGACTCAGCACGCCTTTGGGGATCTCGTGGATGGCCTCAGTCCGACCGATAAGCCTTTGCGCCTTGATCTCGTAAGAGCTGCCATTCACTCCTCGAAACCTACGCTTCAGGAAGAAGCATCACGAGTGCTATTCTGGTGGCGTAGACAATCTCGCCTACCCGACGATGGTCGGCAAATATTGCTCGAACTCGTGCGCACAGCCTCGCAACAAATTGTCCGCACCGCGCTGAGTCAGGCATCCCTCATGCCGGATGCGGCGGACTCCTTTGCCAAAGATCTTCTGGAAAGTGTGCTGGCGAATCCTACGACGGATGACATCACGGAGCCGCTGCTGGCTGCTCTGGACCGTGCCGAGAGGAAAGGCGATACCCAGCTTCCCGGTTCACTTGTCACAATTGCTCTGGCCAGACTCGTTAAGGTGCCCAGGATTCATGGAGCGATGGAGCGGTATCACTTAAATCATCTCATCCAAACTCATCCCTGTGAGGTATTCGAGTTCTACCGGCAGCGAATCGAGTTCAGTCGCGGTCTTGCACGCCAAGACCCCATGGACAGGTCCACTTATGACGCGCTGCCCAGCTACGGAGATAATGTCTCACTGGCTTGTTTTGCCAAGCATCCATCCTTTGAACTCAGGTTTTGCGAACTGAGGGATGAAATGATCCAACTCGTGCGCACAAAGGCCGAATCCGGTGACAATCGCCGCATTTTCGAATACGGCGGTCACCATTGGAAGCTCCGTCAACTCGCTCGATGGATGTTGGAGGACTCGGGCGGAAAATATGCCGATCTAATCAGCTCTTGGCTGCCAGAGATCAAGTCGTTGCACGACCTCTGGCTCTTCCTCGATGCCGCTATCGGTAACTCACCAACCTTCGTGCTTGGCCACCCGTCCCTGTTGGAACGCTTGCTGACGCATCTCGACCAAGCCCTTCCTGAACACAAAGAGAAGGCAACGAAGCATTTGATGTCTGGCATCAGCCACAAAGTCGGCTCCACAAGCGGACTTCGATGGCGCAGAAATCGTCAAGAGAGCGAGGAAGACACTAAACGACCGATTATGCCGAGCGTTGAAAAGCTCATCAAAGATCACGCCAATCAGCCGACGCTGTCCGCGTTCTATCGTGAACTACTCTCCGAGTGTGAATCAATGCACGACCTCCACCGCCGCGCCGACCGTCAGATACCCGATGACGATGATCTTTGATCCCGCTCGTATGATGACGCCCACCTTAACGTTCCTCACCGCTCTCTTCCTCGCGCCGCTCTCTTCCTCGCGCCGCTCACGAAGATGCACGCCGCTGAACTCACCGTCGGTGCAGGTGGCTTCAAAGCCATCGGTGAAGGCGTGGCGGCGTTGAAGGTGGGGAATGCGCTGACGATCATGCCGGGAGAGTATCGTTAGAGTGTCGCGGCGACGCTGGTGGGCACAGCGGAGGCACCTATTGCGATCTGGGCCTGACTGGCGGGTAGTGTTCTGATGCATGGCGATGTGGATTTGAGCGAGTTCAAGCCTGCACCTGATCCCCGCATGATGAGCGGCTTCGATGTAGCGAAGGGCAGGCCGAAGAATTGAGTGCGCTCACGTCCCCACCAACCCATTCGGCTTCCGCCACTTCACGCGGGCGAGGTTGAGTTCGCCTGTGTTGGTTTTGGGGCACCAGGAGCCGTCGGTGATCCAGGATTCGCCGGGGCTGGCGTTGCAGACGCCGAAGTTGCCGTTGAAGGCGACGAGATCGGCGGCGTTCACGCCATCGCCGATGAGCGGGAGCACGACGCGCTCGGTGGCGCGGATGAGGCGGAGCGTTTTCGGGTCCACCTGCGCCACCCAGAGCGGCGCACGCCAGCGGATGACCTTTTCGTTGGTGGGATCGCGTCGCGTATAGACGAGGAAGAGGCCGTCGGAATGCGTGAGCCAGTGCTGCTGCGTGCTGTTCGTCATGAGCGGCGTGCCATCGTCCCAGGTCCACGGCTGCTGCGGTTCGTAGTGCAGGCCGTCATCGCTCACGGCGACGTAGCCTTTGCGATCCTCGGCGCGGATGGTGAGGTAAAAGCGGCCGTCGAACCGCGTGAGCGAGGGCTCGAGCAGTCCACGGCCGACGCTGTTGGTGAGCGCGTTGCCGGTTTTCTTGATGAGCAGCTCGTTGCCATCAAAAGAGCAGCGCACGCCGCACACGGAGCGTGGCTTGCCTTTGACGCCGAAGGTGAAGCTCATGAGAACATCGCCATCCGGCAGCACGTGGCGCTGGCCGCAGTTGTTCGAGTAGATCTCGGTGGCACGCGGGTCGTCCCACACGAGCTTGCGCCGCGGACCCCACGCGCCGTCTTTCCACACGGCGTAGATCGGCCAGCGCGGCGGTTGGTCGCGGAAGAAGCCTCGGTCGCGGTAGAAGACATTGTGACCGAGCGCGAGCACGCTGCCGGTCTGCGGATGAAACTCGGGCGTGATGTCGCAAACGGCCTCATTCAAGCCATCGGGCAGCTTTTCCCAACCCAGCGGCGGCGCGGGTGTGAAGTCGGTCCAAGTTTGGCCGAGGTCATCGGAGGTTGTCCAGTGCACATGCCCGAAGTGATCAGAGCCCATGATGGGCTGCGTGGTCATGAAGGCCTTCTTGCCGACCATGCAGGCTCGCGGATGGAACCAGGTGCCCTTGGGCAGTGTGGGTGTCTTCAGCACGACTTTCTCGATGGACTCGATGAGCGGGTCTTCGGCGGCGAAAACGTGTGTGTGAGCCGACGCGAGCGCGAGGCTGGCGGTTTGGAGAAAATGGCGGCGGGTGAGGTGCATGCAGTTGATTAAGACGCGTCGCACTGGCAGCGCTTTGCAGAAGTGGGCGCGAATGCCTGCCTGCGGCTGCCTTGACGCAATCCTGACAAATCTCCCGAGAATCGCTGAAGCCGTTTTGACGTGGCGGAGGTTTCATCGGTTACCATGAAAACGATTTCAATGCTTCTTCTGCTGGCGACGAGCCTCGCGGCCCACGATTTGACCACGAATGACCGGGAGGCACTGCGGGCGCACATCTTGGAGGAATGGATGGAGAAGGGAGCGCGGGCACTCCTGCCCGCCTCTTCTGGAACTGGCGGCGAAGCCGCGAAGATGAATGAAGCGGAGAGGAGTCTCCGCGCTCCTCTTCTCGCCTCCACGGCCTCGACGCTGCAACTCGCCGCTGCGGCAGCCGCGAACGCGGCGAATGCACCGCAGACCGCGAAGGCTTTTCTGCCCTTCACGAAGCTCGATCTCCGTGCGGACGGCGAGTTTCTCTATGTTGGCTCGAATGGCCTGCCGGATCACAATATGATGGTCGGTATCACCGCGTGGCAGCAGCAGGTGCCGCTGCCACAGCCGTATTTCGGCGAAAATGCCTGGCGCATCCCGCTGAAGCCCGTGCCGGCGAAGGAACCCGCCATGATCAAAGGCCGTTTCCTGCGCGGTGCGATCGCTTTGGCTGTGAATGGGATCCCGATCTTCAACCCGCAGAACAATCGCGGCGAGATCAGCTACGAAATCGGCGAGCTGGACGAGTGGGGCGGGCATTGCGGACGTGCGGATGATTACCACTACCACATCGCGCCGCTGCATCTCCAGGCGCAGGCCGGGAAGGGCATGCCGGTGGCTTATGCGCTGGATGGTTATCCGATCTATGGCCTCACGGAGCCGGATGGCTCGCCCGTGGCGAACCTCGACGAGTGCCACGGCCACGAATCGCCCAGCGGCTATCATTATCATGCGTCGAACAAGTATCCGTATGTCATCGGCGGCTTTCATGGCGAGGTCGTGGAGGCGGGCGAGCAGGTCGATCCGCAGCCGCGTGCTCAAGGCGTGCGCGAGGCCCTCACGGCGCTTCGCGGTGCCAAGATCACCGCCTTTGAAAGCACCAGCAAGGACAGCTACAAGCTCAGCTACGACGTGAATGGCGACAAACGCAGCGTCAGCTACTCGATCAAGGCGGATGGCACCTATCCCTTCCACTTCGACAATGGTCGCGACGGCACGGCGGATGAAGTCTATACCGCACGTCGTCAAGGCGGCGGCGGTGGTCGGCCGCCCGGTGGTGGTGGCCCCGAAGGCATGAAGGGCAAAGGAAAAGGCAAGGGACAGGGCAAAGGTGGTCGCGAAGGCGAGATGCGTCGCGGTGACGAACCTCCGCCGCGTCCCGGCGAGGAAGGTGGCCGCCCGCCGCGTCCGCAGGCCGAGGTGGAAGGCATCCTCGATGTGAATGGCGATGGCATCGTCACGGCGCAGGAGTTCGCCGACAATGCGAAGGCCAACGCTGCAAAGAAGGGCACCCCAATCGCCGATGCGATGATGAAGGCCAAAGAGCAGTTCAACACATTTGACCACAATCGTGATGGCAAACTCGACACCCCAGAGCTCGATGAGCTCGCAGGGAAAGCTCCTGCCGGTGACGACCCCCGACCCCGTGACAATGAACCTCCTGCACGCGAAGAGATGAAGCGCGGTGAAGGTGGAGGTCGTGGAGGCATGCAGGAAACGTTCGTCGCACTGCCGGATCAGCCTCGCAGCAGCGATGGCAAGTTCATGCTCAATAGCCCCGTGGTGGAAGACCTCAAGAATCTGCCCATTGAGTTCACTGGAGACGGAGACGGCATCAGCCCACCTCTCGAGTGGATCGGGGCACCCTCTGGCACACAGAGCTTCGCCTTGATCATGGATCATGTGACGCCTGATGGTGACAAGAAGTGGTATTGGACCGTCTATGACATCCCCGCGAGTGCCGCGAGCCTGCCAAAGGATTCGCAGCGCATCGGCAAACTCGGCACCGGCTTCAAAGGCGAAGTCGGCTAC from Verrucomicrobiaceae bacterium includes these protein-coding regions:
- a CDS encoding family 16 glycosylhydrolase translates to MSQLSGQTSQNVRPLTAAAGENWVIRWNRSDDFNAREVDWRKWQKSPEQFSGWRWDNERNVTAQDGLLKITLRNDSPAMKGKNEKDREGRAYTSGMLKSYAKGTNGYYEARIKGAPMFPGASPAFWLYSTIDDTITPAGEARYSEIDIVEMTQRQSQKEGNERITDHNLHAILSNGKPGVPGREWHRPNDERFREAQANEYRTAFDPRTDFHTYGCRVEKDMIIWYVDGVEVGRKPNKFWHRPMSVALSLGLRAPYFKWKDNKLVLDGEVGAGEFPTEMLVDYVRVWELDGKSE
- a CDS encoding exo-alpha-sialidase, giving the protein MTFTPSFIFALLLVPFAALHADPVSVTDRSIVFKHTHTDAKAADNTSGYNLGPSVAVLPDGRVMSVWFSAPSEGAASQRIMQAFSSDQGRTWGAASVLQDSEGRPDFDPVLLVAGKETFLFFSSFDPQLDIYVRRSHDSGVSWSEPHKLNQPNHTTRSNGIQLTTGELLVPLHLRGTKAGGVMKSSDGGTTWKRFGQVANPEGQGGEPTIAEMPSGAVHMLLRTKDGQLWRSISRDKGETWSDAEKTGLTATSSASHLLCTRSGTLIVTHNPGPVPLRFPLHLRLSRDEGLTWSEPILLADRPTKTPGWSICYPTLTELPDGTVLAIWAQIKSSTGEVYGDIHTARIVLKK
- a CDS encoding metallophosphoesterase, with the protein product MFTTTNAINTTGASGFIEFYVQTRDLFATNNCGWTMQVSSDNGATWNTRLSEDWNAETVSLSNVVINAAGAVAGSTTVTCTSTAGLTTSRSVLAAPVNVTIGITSGSSTATCTNTTGLVEGMFITATGIPNNTRVGPITANTSFTLVTGTTATLVNATATNAAANAAANYFAGNATVSSITNGTTFVLNTAAYANTSAAPIGTAFATTVNHGYQLFHYDLAGAELGTQTKIRFQATGYAATAPTRTPRISIDDIVIATTAPPPTITLAMFDDGLHGDGAANDGVWGAAIPAQNGGTTINFKVVATDNTNASSTSPGSGNYLYTVNNLLTDATIVGAEFLTLPKSDGVTLNLIASVNQQVFVEYGTAPGQYTASTTPATFNIDNAKPEFKNPIRIPITGLQPDTEYYYRVRHRNVGAPFYSARGERSFHTARPRGTTFSFTVTADPHIDVNTDMQLFWRAMQNISLDQPDIHLDVGDIFMTDKLADGLLGVPPKWGGGVTINQTSINNRAIIFRNAFERACHSIPFFFGLGNHEAEYGYLFTAAADKQNNIPAWDLKARKAFYPAPTPDTFYTGNPTPKDYTGGTLGLLEDYYAFEWGEALFIMLDPFWNTNTNPNSSNDAWNWSLGKAQYDWLRDTLKNSSARYKFVFMHHIVGGSTQAIINNVPTPQFAARGGIEVSDKYEWGGKNIDGSPGFATKRPGWDMPIHDLLVMNKVNVVFHGHDHLYGYQTRDGVVYLECPQPGTPNYTSLGSAVDGQYVNLGANSTSYLLPNSGHIRVTVGPDQAVADYVRSYRTATDPMPPDASSVFNDETPTRINRSISHSFVLAPKVSPPIEVANVAPGQVGLRWNAIPNKPYQIQWSTDLITWTTIETLTFTNTNTNATYTDNLPARVNGQRAFYRVMWNP
- a CDS encoding ATP-binding protein translates to MKQSKPISKKNQLIPFQDPSFGYGDFEGFFADYLNLHPVIKISRDGAELTGRITNAWRYETSGDAQNGIDIRAEVQVQQSDGSTREETWGFQCKHRVKWSASQTKAAIALAKKKFPADFHFLLVTCDLSSKTVNEGRSHSGWQLWSRGEITARVRVLTNRDEAARLINTYFGAHWAEEILGITGSGPLQACGAFFARQMDQECLFHHRAKVEGRQEELKQIHAFLADVGKQLLILPGPGGSGKSRLLKAFSQSLSPAHRAKWTIRFFDDIGVQLTELDLQALESTPVVIVDDAHRRELEPLLRLALRSKTTKVILVTRPQGRTLIQGAATAANVGAPLIEEMPTLKRLTQKQITSIAESLLGDQFRALAPEVVTQAHGCLLIVVVACELIRQRRLTETHLASNKDFEREVFVRLIDENIARLRLITARERIDRMLDHLSLAGPIPRDGPWFNLLVQDIGNDVKPSEVRSWMEGLKLTGLLTENREGYRVTPDLLADHLLYRRTFDPSHRDQGYAADYLASVPEQLQNEAMIRCLPNLAEAEWRARCESEGQQQSVVEPLLASWIDQFRSASFHRRRELLGHWSRFGVYLPEQTLRIAQLALNLTRSDAPSEDGFFGPTHDAHDDVIDAVTPLLKDVALHHPDHMHECFDLLWAIGCDQPKRWMHSNQYHPLNAITEVSGLEFRKSLIVNDRALAWIEMQFTKPEVIERLKTPVWWFKALLASFLKHSIEVNQYDSDSGVFTIEQIPVDAAKVLNLRDRVFTLASRLAELGDEGVAMNALSILGEGVRMVDEPGLKENRKLQQNWLPQRRDALGRIASIAQRYQSGSMHWAIWHELWWHICYEPGYLLRSEVWQLFDLLTDTFELRLVRATCSSGDSEITPNLKRDAILNREEHSWEQSRELWGQVCARVAIELAQRHVDARCLHDFLADFIQRAAVLGFSPTLSTVLLPLAKHAPALAEALANEIIASTQHETQHAFGDLVDGLSPTDKPLRLDLVRAAIHSSKPTLQEEASRVLFWWRRQSRLPDDGRQILLELVRTASQQIVRTALSQASLMPDAADSFAKDLLESVLANPTTDDITEPLLAALDRAERKGDTQLPGSLVTIALARLVKVPRIHGAMERYHLNHLIQTHPCEVFEFYRQRIEFSRGLARQDPMDRSTYDALPSYGDNVSLACFAKHPSFELRFCELRDEMIQLVRTKAESGDNRRIFEYGGHHWKLRQLARWMLEDSGGKYADLISSWLPEIKSLHDLWLFLDAAIGNSPTFVLGHPSLLERLLTHLDQALPEHKEKATKHLMSGISHKVGSTSGLRWRRNRQESEEDTKRPIMPSVEKLIKDHANQPTLSAFYRELLSECESMHDLHRRADRQIPDDDDL